gtgaaggtttagtgttttgtAATTGCTGGCTTTGTTTTCTAATTGCTGGCTTTAGCTGAAGAAATTGGAGGGGCTGGATGAGGAGACATTGATGCCTCAGAAGACACCACCACCATCAACATATTAATAAGATTATATGAATTTGATTGATGACATTTAatgtagttttttaaatttgaaaactattttaatatttatgttatactataattatattttagcatgtttatttataatttatttattattttattttaaaacagttttttcggttgaaccaccgGTTAGACCGATTGGACCAATAAACAATAAACCAGTAGTTAGAACGGTTTGATGACCGATCTGGTTTTTCAAACCTtgattctaacatatattttatactgatgtctgattttaataactgattttaatatacagataatataattactaattttaataccATCTATAGCAACTCAGTACACCCGCTTAAAATATTCTTATCTTTGACATTTCGAATTTTAAGGTTTTGTTCGTGATTAAAAGACGAAAACCAGTTAGCGTGTCGACAAGAATAGGTATTCACAGTTTCACACCTTTTCTGGACATTTCTTCTCACATGCATAGCATGTAAATCTGATGCTAAATTCTTATGAGCGGGAGATATTGATTATCTAGGAAACTCTCATTCAAGGGATTTATAAAACAATACTATTAAcaccttaattaatttaaaaaacgaaACATTTATTAATTCATAACATACATCAACACTAAATTCACAGTTTTATTACAATGTTATTACAACATTTTATTCATAAAGTACTGTCTAAACAATAATACACGCAATTACACATAAAGATGTGTATTTTATTCTtacataatatttatttttattcatagaGTTGTAAATTATTACGAGATTATTTTAAGAATAGATCTCTATAAGTGATAAATATCCAGTAAATGGAAATATCTTGTAATTATAGAGGCCAGcttcataaaagatatttttCCATTCTTCTTTGGTTCTCTCTTTCCCGTGAATAATTTGCATATTTATGCTCATAAGAAATTTGAGacgagtaatttcaggttcatcttgttcttcatttatcacggtctctaaaattattattttacctTTTTTATCCTTGCTTGAAACCTTAACAGCATCTTTGcagtttttcaatatttttatgcAATTGTCGTCACTCCAATTATGTAAGACTAGCTGCATAAAAAGGCAAAGATATATATCACAATCATTTTATAATGTAATATCGTCATCAATCCCGctgaataataaatttacaaatgaaGTTGAGTGTCTTATTATTACAACTAGCTTTTTTGGTAAAAGaaaaggtaaaaaaataaaaataaaaataaaaattacatttatataaactttaatttttaagaaTAACCATATATTCTGAATAGTTAATTAACCATTTGAAGCTATTCAAGTGCCACCAAATGAAATGGCAAAGCATTGTTTACATGGTGTAAGAAGAAAATGTAGGGAGCTTTCAAAAGTTTTCAACTAATAAATATGTAAATACAATTGATTATAATTAATGGCATGCATCCTTTTACATTAGTATATATGTAGAGagtaaaaattattcaaaattactatttatacattaaaattaatttttatatatttatatataaatatattatttagtttatttttaatatatattttatattttatactagcGTGGTTACTAATGATTTTAATAATCGATTTTTGTATATATCTAAgatgattaaaaattattagttgttgtaaaatcctaaaatttaaaatcttaagaaatgtaattttaattattactttGAGATCAATTTTAACAAATTAAGAatgattatataataatttttttaatttattaaaggtAATTATATCTAAACAAATGTAAATATaattcacaataaaaaaatagCTTCGATAATctaatctaattttaaaattagttaagacACACACTACTAATTAAATGATTACCTTAAGTAGAATTGCATCAGCCTTAGGAATGGATTCAAACATGTCTCCACCAACAAAGCTCAAATTGTTGGATCCCTTCAAATTTTTCACAACCTGTGGAAGATCAAATACTATACATTTGAGTGCTGGAAATTTCTCACTGATAATTAGAGCGGTGGTTCCAATTCCACCACCAACATCCACAATTGTTTCCAACCCCTCAAAGACCATGTTGTGATCCTTTAGTGCCAACTTTATCATCTGAGAATCACCGGCCATAGCGTCATTAAACAAACCCAAGAGTCTTGGATTCTTGTCAAGAAACTCCCACAAAGGTTTCCCCAAGGTGATCTCGTATAGACGGCGATCTTCGTCGGAGAACCACTTGCTCAGATAATTAAAGGAATCTGAAATAAGTGGATCCATAACGAACTCAACCAATGGAGATATACAAGGGTTTTCAGTGCCTTTGATCAAGAGTTCTGATGCTGCTGTGAGAGCAaatgcttccttttcttcttcttgattgccATCATGGATTCTAACCTTTGTCTTGTAGATACaggtatatataaatattaatcttTTCATATAATTAAAATGCAAatattgaaattttcaaaatcaaattaagctaagtaaatacaaaattagagagatgGGAAAACATAAAGATATACAACATATATAGAAGCACCTATATATGATTACAAGATATAGCATAATAGCAATGTATATATTATAAATACTTTTATGTGTTCAATAATTTTTTCATGATATGTTTATATTCATATTAGTTATTTACTAGTACTTATTAAATTTGTTTGACAAACGaataaaatagtatatatatatagtgagatTTAAGACATGTCATGCaaaatgtttaattatttatgatttcTATTAATTGTTtaatatatagtatattttttgtaagtattcaattttctaaaatattaatcATAATTATGAATTTAGTGCAATAGTTTTGAATTTGTTCATACTAATTTAGTTAATATCCAAAATAATGAGAATTGAAATCTTAGGttaattaataatacaaacaAATGAACTAAATaagtaaatacataaataaaaaataagaaaatattgatTATTTCGAACTCTATTttggagagagaaaaaaaagatgaaccaGAGAATTATATCTaatcttaaataattttaattgttttgtcaATTTCTAtagtttcattaaatttttaactaggtctctatatatatattttttaattagattcttatatcatatcagattttgtaattaagtctctACCGTAacaaaaatattgaaattaatggaatattttgttaaactataTAGAATATTCAGTTAAGTGTTAAGCATATTCGTTTTgcttaacagaatattctgttaattctaatatttttatcacGGTAGAGACTACAAATCTGATATGGTAtaggactcaattgaaaaaaaaaagcatgagaacctaattaaaaattagtaaaattatagggattgatagaataattaaacctttaataTATTAAAGTAAAAAGAGGTAGAGTGATTTGAATTATAGATTCTTACGATATCAAAGTATCCAATATACGCCATGTAGCGCATGAAAACATCAATGCGATGAACTTTAGTTGACGGAATTTTGAGAATGGAAACCAATTCTGAAAGAGTAATGGGTTTTCCATGGTCGTGGATTATGTTTGGTATGCGAGAATCAATAATCCACTTGAGACACATGGGGTCTAGAATGCTAAACATGTGCCTATAAACAAGTGCTTGAGCTTTGAAGCTCTCACTTGCGCTGCGCCCATTGTTTGAAGTCATAACTCTTTTGTGaacagttttgattctgctggtCTTTTTTGTCTTTGTGGTTGATGCTCATGTTGAACTCACATTGGTTTAATTTATAGTGTAAGGTTTCATCTTGCATGCAAGAGgtgattaatttaataattttccaTGTGTACCACGTTACGGATTGTTAAGGTTGATGTACTTATTTTAAAATCGCTAATTTATTGGATAGCATCTGATGTTTAGATTTAAATATTGAGGGTTATTTCGATAAAGATgtataaaacgtctttttttaagatattttttaataattaaaatttaacacatataatcgattaaattgtgGTTAAAATTAgggcaaataaattaatttgacaaaaaaaagagtgaattaaattttaaattggtcgaaattattttttttataaaaatgacagcaatacccttattatagaaaaagattaaaatacttttattatatatattaattttgagaatcttaAATTCTAACCCTTTTTTTCTCTGTCATCGTAGGTTAGGATTtataattttcaatatatatataaagtagggatattttagttatttgtttataataaggatattatagtcattttttataaaaatattaatttagaccgattcaaaatttaatttattaattttttggttaaactgatttgtctagtctaattttaataaaaatatcacaGTTTAATtgtttatatgtattaaattttaatttttaaaaaaatattttaaaaaaaataaatttttaacgtCTTTATTTAAATGACTCTCTTAAATATTTGCAGCTCCATTATGAGTTTATGACGCGCTTGTTGATCTAGAAGATAAGTAATTTTTTTCCTTCAGGTAGgtagaatattattttaatttttaaaatattaaatcttaatttaatttttaatatttaaaatattttatttttattttaaaatattttattttgttttattatttatttttaattaaaattaattttttctaaaaatatcatttttaatttttaatttctaatttttatattgaaataTTAGCTCTTCTTTTATCAAACTAAGTATATAAATGAACTACTAATAAAAGCAAGCTTCAAAACTAATGCGAATTCCTTTATATGATCAGATTTCTTAGACTTACAGCTTAATCTgggatttttttaataacttcCAATTTGAATCGTACAATTGTGGGGGaattaattacaatatatatGTTGACCATTAGACTACTTGACATTGCTTTTCTTATGATGAATAAATTAAGCCAATTTGTGACTACTCAATATTGGATTATTGGACTAACAATTAAGAGAGTAGTTAAATATAtgtcaatattaatatatttatatataaatatatataagatttaatttattttttaatgtatatttatattttatattaataactgattataataattaattttaatatatatgtaacatcattaattaaatttatatacaattttaaaaaaataaaaaaataaaaatttaagtacaatcaattttatatttagttaataattaaaaatttaattaaattaattaaattatttaactatttttaattattaattttatataaaattaagtgTATTtgaatttccaaaaaaaaaacacttaattGCCTCTAAGTCTATTATAACGGCTCCGCatataataatacataattacaATTCTGGCTAACAATATTTCAAGCATCCAACAACCCTTACATGTGAAATTGAATGGTCTGTTTATATCTTAATTATGCGCGAGTTTCTATGTTAGTGTGAATTGtataaatcttttattttctaatcaagcttttataaaatataaacacGTGATACTTTACAATCAAATTTTTATACTACATATATAAATGATAATTGATAAATCATTCAACGTTCTACATTTAAATTAGGTCACCtacttcaataaaaattttataattatcattatataaaaatattttatcttaattattaaataataaaatataagatttgatttttatatattataaaaatattatttttatttaatgtgtgattaaataaataaattatattttttttaaaaacattataaaaaaatatttttaatatattcaaaTAGGACTTTTTCATAATATAAAATACTACAacgaattgaaaataaaaaagagaataaaaaaataaaaaaattttaaatttcaattaaaaattcaTTAGATTTCGTAAGAATaacactttaatttttaaatttttattcaatttatcttttaataactTATAATCAGATCTCGATGAACCTTCaaattattaattgttatactTGTCTAGTGCACAACTTACATGCATGATTTGCTTTGACCGCAACAATTAATATATTGATAATCAAGTAATCAACTAACTTTTATTCTCTTTGTCTCTGTTGCTAAAaaaacgttttatttatttatgtgaaAGTATAGAAGAGATGATATAAGGTAGAAGAAGAGAGTAAAAGAATGAGAAATTCTGATCTTAGACCTGAATTGAATGTGTGTATTTTCCAATATCTAATACAATTAGAGGGTAAACAATTAGTATGCAtgtaaccaagttgggttggtctagtggttagctcactagtccgcttaagcaagtgtcgggggttcgaatcccgccttgtgcatgcagcaacccattggccagcggcaaacccttaaatggagctcagtaccgcgacggattagtccttgacctgccgggttgggggataccgtgggaaaccaaaaaaaaaaaaaaattagtatgcaTGTAAATATCAATATTGATCAAGTGATTTCCTGGGCAGGTAAACCAACTTCTTTCAATTCTGTAACACAATTGGGTGAGTTTGGTCTTGCTGTACTACTACTCCTTtctacaatttattttattttggacaaATCATTAAGGAAAAAAGATTTCTAAATCGACAACAATGTATCCAAGTTGTATACACTTacgttaattattaatataagatttaattattctattggtttttataattttattaaatttataattaactatttatattttttctttcaattggatCCTTATTTACGTTACTTTTCtaaagattttataattgtcATCATTCGAAAATATTTCATCTTAATTATTGGATGATAAATTATAGGacttaatttttatatgttataaaaGTATTACCTTTATTTAAAGTATGACTAaacaaataaattatactttttaaaCAAAGATCATCGTAAAAAGGTATTTTTGGCATCTTCAAATAGGACcttttagtaatataaaatactagagtaaagtatcgtttttatccccaaTGTTTGGGGTAACTATCAAAATTGtccttaacgtttaaatcgtcctatttaaatccctaacgtttcaaataGGTTCAATGTTGTCCTACCATTAGTGATCTagtaacagaattgacggcaggataaaattgagacaattttaaaatattaggggtttaaataggacaaaaattttggggataaaaaattataattattgaagaataaaattaaaaataaagttgaactaaattaaacattaaagaattTCGATACATTAGAGAGAAAATgtacaatttatactttattgtatatgtattattttttctttttttgcaagtttatatactagtcattttaCAAATGTTTCATAATgtgtaaaaatctttaagagtaaaattataagaaaataaatttatttagaatgaaagtaatgtgattaagtgtagttatttagatgtgattaaaaaataattgaataactatatatcgtaaaaaattgatattattgaaggataaaattaaaatttatttttatgtatcgtttttgttctttacgttttcgtcttatttaagtttctaacgtttcaaaatcgtctcaattttattccgccgtcaattctgttaacaaatCCCTTACGGCAGAAAAACATTAagccaattttaaaatattaggaacttaaataggacgatttaaacgttagagacaactttaaaatttacctcaaacgttaaaaacaaaaacaatactttactcaaaaTATTACAACtagctaaaaataaaaaaataaataataaaaaaataaatcttcaaattccaattaaaattttattagattCCATAAGAATAGCACTtcaagttttaaattttattcaatttaccTTTTAATAATTCATAATCAGATCTCGATGAACCTTCGAAATTAATTGTTACACTTGTCTAGTGTACAACATACACATGATGATTTGCTTTGACCGCAACAATTAATATATTGATAATCAAGTAATCAATTAACttttattctctttctctctcggtCTCTCTGGGTAAAAAAAGTTGTATTTATTTAGATGAAAGTATAGAAGAGATGATAATATAAGGTAGAAGAAGAGAGTAAAAGAATGAGAAATTTTGATCTTAGACCTGAACTGAATGTGTGTATTTTCCTATATCTAATACAATTAGAGGGTCAGCTATTTATACAATTAATTAGTATGCATGTGTAAATATCAATATTGATCAAGTAATTTCCTGTGCTGGTAAACCAACTTCTTTCAATTCTGTAACAGAATTGGGTGAGTTTGGTGTTGCTGCACTGCACTACTACTCCTCtctacaatttattttatttttggacaaaTCATTaaggaaaaacaaattaattttctaaatcgACAATAATATATTACAACTtatgttaattattaatatacGGTTCAATTATTCCgttgatttttatagttttatcaattttataattaagtatatttatatatttttttaattggatccttacgttatttttaattttataattagatcgtttctagtataaaaatattagaattaactgaatattttttcgtaaattaaaaatatttataattaaaaatctaattagacATTTAACCACATGTATTatgagaaatttttttattaattttaatatatattttgatataaaaataacttaataattataaaattaaaagtagtttaagaacctaattaaaaaaataaaaacctaattaaaaatttaataaaattataaaaaccaactTAATGACTAGTTTGTTTAGTAGTCCCAATCGAATCAATTATTTTAAACATGTGTAAAATGCATATATAAATTAAGGTAAATTCTAACCTACTCTTCCTATAATAACATGTAATTTACCCTCTGTGACATGTCATTTTTTAATTGGTTGCTATGTTAACTATGGTTAAattattgataattaaattatagCCCAAAGTGGGTGATTATGTAATTAAATACCTCCAAATTTAATTTCAATGCCATCCAGAAATCccatatcatcatcaccatcaccatcatcatcatcatcgtcattattttcattttctttttcgtcTTTCCCTTCTACACTATCATCATAAAAAGCCATCATAATCGATTTCACGTtcttaaattttaagattttctgAATTTCGCAAACGTAAACTTAGTCTCACCTGGGCTAGGTTCACAAAACAAAAGCAGTTTTTATAACTAAACACAAAGAACACAAAACACAGAACACGACCTTACTTGAACAGGATCTGTTCTATAGGCTCGTACATCTGTATCCTTGAGTTCTAAGAAGACTTTGGTTGAACTATGACCGTGAGGTCAGAGCGTGATTAATTGTTCCAAAGCGCATGCCATCTGAACAGTGGAGGATCGTTCGCACTACAACCTTGTGGTCGAGATGGTCTCACGGTGTTCTGACAGACTCAAATATTTTTCCCTGGcaatttaattagttattttctCTAAATACTTAATTTCCTGGTTCATCAAAATATGGAACACCTAATGAgttgattttttctttcaatttcagagaGAAATGGGACTGGGGTAAATTGAATTTCTACACaatgataaaaatataactttattttttaatgtttatagaaattatatatttatctctcttataaaaatatttaattacaaaattacccTACTTTAGTTAACATATTAACTCTTATTGAGTTAAATtaactcaaactaaaactaaGCATCCAATTAAAGTATGTCACGTCACGAGGGGTAATTTACATGTTGAAATAGAGGGGGTTGGGTAGAACTCACCATAAATTaaacttaaatttattttaatacatggaatatgatttatattttaaaaagagcaATGTTATACGATtaacaaaatttagaataaagTAACAATTAGGTTATTAAGAATTTTAACTTTGAGataattaatctttaaaaaaaaattactaatcaAATAATCAATCTATGATAACAAACCGTGAATACATTATGTTCTTAGTCAATTCATCATATCAAATTTAATGATGGTACTTATGTATACCATTATTTACAGTGAAGTATTTTATTACTGCTACGTGAATATGTAGACAATAtcgtttataataatttttatatatataatcttcGTCAACTATTCTTTATTTACATCAAATTCTAACGAAACAAATGAAGTTTTACTCTAAAAGTTGCTATCTCCGAAGCCattattttctctaaataaacatattactataattaatGGTACATATGAGCACAACTGTTAAATTTTACTTAATGAATCGACGAAAAAATATAACATGTATACTGTTTGCTATTGTAGAgaatttaattagtatttttgttttttaaggaCTAATAATCTAAAGTCGAAATCGTTAATGACctcattattatttattctaaaattattatttttggtaaATACTTAGCCAATACTCTAAATAATaagtactaaattttaaattcttaattttcAACTCTAAatcctataaaaaaaaataataagagcataagagtaataaaatattatttaattaatagataCGAGTGTAATTAAGATTCTGTCAAAGATTGGCTTCGTGGTTATAAGATTGTGTTAGTTGTTAAAAATCCCTATATCAGTGGCTTGTAACAAAATTAAAGAGACACAATTATTGAATACAAActatcattctttccttcaataATGAGTGCTTTTGGCCATGGATCGATAATAATTCTTGATACCATATAATATTTGTAGTAGTAGTAGTCACAAGTAGGAACAGAGagtgaaaaatagagaaagaatcaaTGATAGTTTGTTTTGAATTGTGTATCTTTGGTTACAAGACATTGATATatatagtaaaattaaaaaactctTAACAACTAATAGAGCTTTATAATCACCaaatcaattttggatagaaTTTTGATTACACTCTTATCTACTAACTAACTCAATAATATCTtgatctacttaatatactaaaactgggttttccccGACTAATAAGGGTGACGTGTCACTCTCTCGTGAGTTCGTTTTCTCtccaaaaagaataaaatttttcatctattctaaattatttattataattatattattatattatatttaatatttaatgaataacatataattatactaatttaagaacatattttcattataattatatcaaatcaatatttaatgcactattaaactacttatcaattataatgCGTAATTACTGTACATAATAACAAATTGCcttaatagtaattaatttacatatttatttttgttttactaaggtCTATAAATAGTGTTTTCCTGTCGTACATAAATCTAAATTTGAGAATCagctcataattttatatttagtattttttttactacttcatagaata
The sequence above is drawn from the Arachis hypogaea cultivar Tifrunner chromosome 4, arahy.Tifrunner.gnm2.J5K5, whole genome shotgun sequence genome and encodes:
- the LOC112797874 gene encoding isoflavone 7-O-methyltransferase isoform X1: MTSNNGRSASESFKAQALVYRHMFSILDPMCLKWIIDSRIPNIIHDHGKPITLSELVSILKIPSTKVHRIDVFMRYMAYIGYFDITKVRIHDGNQEEEKEAFALTAASELLIKGTENPCISPLVEFVMDPLISDSFNYLSKWFSDEDRRLYEITLGKPLWEFLDKNPRLLGLFNDAMAGDSQMIKLALKDHNMVFEGLETIVDVGGGIGTTALIISEKFPALKCIVFDLPQVVKNLKGSNNLSFVGGDMFESIPKADAILLKLVLHNWSDDNCIKILKNCKDAVKVSSKDKKGKIIILETVINEEQDEPEITRLKFLMSINMQIIHGKERTKEEWKNIFYEAGLYNYKIFPFTGYLSLIEIYS
- the LOC112797874 gene encoding isoflavone 7-O-methyltransferase isoform X2, whose product is MTSNNGRSASESFKAQALVYRHMFSILDPMCLKWIIDSRIPNIIHDHGKPITLSELVSILKIPSTKVHRIDVFMRYMAYIGYFDIVRIHDGNQEEEKEAFALTAASELLIKGTENPCISPLVEFVMDPLISDSFNYLSKWFSDEDRRLYEITLGKPLWEFLDKNPRLLGLFNDAMAGDSQMIKLALKDHNMVFEGLETIVDVGGGIGTTALIISEKFPALKCIVFDLPQVVKNLKGSNNLSFVGGDMFESIPKADAILLKLVLHNWSDDNCIKILKNCKDAVKVSSKDKKGKIIILETVINEEQDEPEITRLKFLMSINMQIIHGKERTKEEWKNIFYEAGLYNYKIFPFTGYLSLIEIYS